The sequence GGCGACCGTGGGGTTCGACGCCGAGGACGTCCACATCGTCCGGACGGACCGGTGACTGAAATTAGGGTTAAGGTGCGACACCGACTGTCAACAGCGTGCCGAACGTTCGGTAGCGTTCGACCATCTCCTCGCGTGATTCGAACCCCTCAATCGGGAAGTCCTCGGGCGGGGGAATCTCCACCTCTCGGTCGGGCACGGTGTCCTGCTCGGCGACGTAAAATCCCGCCTCGCGGAAGGCCTGGCGGTACTCCGCCCGATCCCACAGCGTCATCTCGATGTCGATCCCCGACTGCCACTCGTGTGTGTAGACGTTCTCCTCGTAGTAATCGACCGCACAGTAGAAGGTCCCGCCAGGTTGGAGAACGCGGGCGAGTTCGGAGAGTGCGGCGTGTGGGTCGGCGGCGTAGTAGAAGGCCTCCATCGAAAACGCGTGATCGACGCTGTCCGCC is a genomic window of Halanaeroarchaeum sulfurireducens containing:
- a CDS encoding class I SAM-dependent methyltransferase is translated as MSVREEFDEWATRGKDRGMADRHWHTAKHVLARMPVEDGDVVLDLGTGSGYAVRALADRGIERGYGIDGSPEMVHNARSYTESDDVAYLVGDFEYLPFEADSVDHAFSMEAFYYAADPHAALSELARVLQPGGTFYCAVDYYEENVYTHEWQSGIDIEMTLWDRAEYRQAFREAGFYVAEQDTVPDREVEIPPPEDFPIEGFESREEMVERYRTFGTLLTVGVAP